One Methanobacterium formicicum DSM 3637 genomic window, TCTCGTGAGGAACCCGTTTAACCCTGCTCAGATTCACCAGAGCTTCAAGAACCCCACATATAGCCCGGCTCAATGGTTCGGATTCTTTCTTCTCCTGTTTTATGTCCCTAACCTGGGAGTGGAACATGACAGTGATATTTTCACCCATGGCATCATTTTCCTTTACTATTTCCTTTTCATGGTGTACTTCACCAAAGAATGATGCATCTGCATTTTTCAGGGAAAATCCATGGTCTTCTTCTGCAAATTCCAGGTCTGAAGTGCCGCCTATAAGTGAATAGGTAAAAAGGAGCGGATCCCTTGATAAATTAACATAGAACTTTTTGTCCCGTTTTACATTGGTAATGGTATGTGACCCTTCATGGAGCCGGAGTACTACTTGGTCCGGGCCTTTGCAGATTATTCCCATGGGGGCAGCGTTTGGTGTTCCGTCTGCGTTGCGGGTGGTTACAATGCCCTCGTAGTGGAGGCCTCTTTCCATGTTCAGTGCGTATAAGTCTAGCATTATTCATCGCCCCCATTGTCATTGAATTTAACTATGGTTGTGGAGAGGTACTTTCCCTTCTTTGCAAAACCTTCAAATACTTCTTCATCGTCCATTCCACAGTTTTGGACCGAGACGACTGTTTTATCCCTTGGATCATTACGAACAAGGTCTTCCAGCATCAGGGAGTGGCGTGATGTTTTCATAACCACTGCAGTATCGGCGTGTTTTAATAGCTCTTCCAGCCGTTCATCAACCTTGGGTACCACCAGGATTATTTCATCCTTTTCACCCAGTGTAATACCTGCACTGGCAGCACAACCTGTAAATGAGGTTATTCCCGGTATCATCTCCACAGAATAGCCCTGGTTTCCAATTATCTGGGCAACATAGGAGAATGTGCTGTAGATTGAAGGGTCTCCCAGGGTGATGAATGAAACATCCAGTCCTTCATCTAATTTCTGAGTAATCAACTGTGCAGCACCATTCCAGTAGCTTTTAAGGGCTTTTTTATCCTCAATCATAGGGAATAATGGTTCAATTGTTTCGTATTCATCACCACGACCATCTAGAATTCCCTGAACTATGGAAAGTGCCACACTAGGTTTATCCCGGGATGATTTAGGTGAGCAAATTATTGGAACGCTTTCCAGAGTCTTTACTGCCTTTACTGTGAGGAGTTCCGGGTCCCCGGGACCCACTCCAATACCAATGAGTTTGCCTTTATTTATATTCATGATAAAACACCGAATTAAAGTAACTTTAGAATAACTAGTCTTCTATTTTATATCATGATAATGGTATTTATCTAGATTCTTTTGACTTTTAAAAAAAGATGAAGGTTAGAATTATTTAAAAATTTTGAAGGAATATGAAATAATTTTGAAGTAAGAATAAACATTTAAATATGTCCCAGAAGAGCAAGATCCTTATTCACACCAGACCACCTCATTTTCCACAGTAGGACGCATATAAGGGCTTAATGCATTATTAGTAACCAAATGAACTTCCTTGTCAAAAAGTTCTTCTAGATAGAAGACCAGTCCCATGAAATTATGGAGTGTGGGTTTATCAAACTCCACCAGAATATCAATGTCACTGGAAGTTGTTTCTTCCCCTCTGACGTAGGAACCAAAAACTCCTATTTTAGCAACACTGCATCTTTCTTTTATTTCATTCTCGTTTTTTTTGAGAAAATCCAGAAACATCATGATAAACACCAGTTATACATCGAAAATTCTATTAGAGTATTTTTATTGTGTAGGATTGATATTAAATTTATCATTCATCTCCAGAAGTGCGATGTATGGGTGAGAACTATCTTTTATAATTTTTCTAACATTTTTAATCCCCTATTATCATCTCTGTTGGAGTAATGTAAATAGGATGAGATGATTATTTTAGTTTCAAGGTATTGGAAATATGAGTATTTGGGTCTTCAACTTGATCTTCACAAAATCACCTAATACTTGAAGTAAGTAGTTATAGTATCTGAGAAGTACTAGCGGTTTGCAATCATATTCATTTATCCCAATTTAGTTATTAAATTTGGTTTTAGGAATAAAAAGCCGTCACAAAACCAATCAAAAACTGCGAAACACCAAACAATACAAAAGACAGCACAATCATGACTAAAAACCCTTTATTGGTTCTTAAATCAATAGGAATAATCTTATTAAGCTTATCCGGAAACAAATACAGGGTTTGCAGTATTAAACCCAGAAAAATAGTGAAAACTACAACCTCTAAAGATGGCGTTCCATTGGTAAAGTGTAATTGTATTCCTGAAAACCCACGACCAACCGTGTATAAACCTACAGCCGATGCAAGAATCCAATAAGAAATAGGCATAAAACCAAAGCCCCTAACAGTTTCAGTAACCTCATTTTCTCCTCCAGAATAAAGCTCTTTACCATCCGGTAAAACCACTTTATCAGGTAAAACTGCTTTCCCTTTGGAAATTATTATACTATCATCATTAAACGTTTTAATTCTCAGAAACATTCCTAAAATCGGGTAAACTAGTGCAACAGCACCACCTAACCCAAACCAAATATTACCAGATGTTAAGCCTAATGATAACATTAAAAAGAAAAACGCAGGCGCCGAAAGAGTAAACAGAATTACATAACCCTGATAAGAATATGGAAATGGTGATTGAAAAGGTTTTAATCCATATTTACTATCCAACCTATCCCAATAATATACATAAAAAATCCATGCGATCAAAAAAAAGCAAAGAGCAAAAAAGAAAGGTAAATATTGTAACTTCATGAGATTAGCAAAAATATAAGAAAGTAAATATAAAATAGGTACACCTAAAAGTGCATTAATTAAAATATGAATTTTTCTTTCTTTTTCATCTAACTTCCAAGGCTCATTTGTAAAAAATATGGAAAAATAATTTTTAACTACCATCAAATCTCTCCAATAACTATAAAATGAAATTAAAAATTTAAACGGTTGCAAAATAATCCGAGATGTTATCATATGTTACAGAACCGTAATAGTCCATTTCAGGGCTGTAGTTGTTCACGATCACTGCAACACGGCTAGGCAGTACAGTGTATTTTAAAGCATTCTTTGCAGCCTCTTGTTCTGTGTCTCCGAACGCTGTTCTTATTACTCTTTTTGTAGTTCCATATTTAACATATTCTACAGTACTCATATAACCTCCAGTGAAAGTGCCACCACCCCATTTGGGCATATTTGTAATCACATAACTCTCAGAATTTCCTGAAATTGTTGTAACCATCTTTTTAGCCCCCGTTTTCGTGACATAACTAATACCAAGCCTACCTGCAACACCACCTTCAGCTCCAATGAACGGTATCAAAGAAGGCCCTACATTCAAACCAAAATTAATCCATCTAGATGTAGTCCATCCCTCATCCAAATCACTAGCAAAATAAGAACCGGCCACACCCAATCCAATAACAGCCAGAGCTAACCAACCTGGAGGGCCACTACAAACAAGCATTGCCACTCCCACAGATATTGCTACACTACTTGCAAGTCCAAGCACTGTGTCCCCCATATCGTCTTGACCCCAGTCTGTGACTAAATCTTCACCAGTTTCTGCAGCCCTTTTTATAGCTGGTTCATTATCAAGTATTGCGTTACCATAGTCATTGGCCCATTCTGTTTGTTGGTCGCCATAACATCTGGTCCCGCTGATAGTGTCATTTAAGTCTATACTTCCAGCATCCCTTACCAAGCCTGTTGCAGGATCAATTATCAATATTCTCTGATTATCACCAACTGCCCTTATGATGGTGTAACCGTTGCTTTCAAATATTTCCAATGGTTCACCATTAAACATCTTATAACCCAGACCCAGTGTTACACTACCTAAAAGGTTACTGGCGGGGTTGTCTGATGGGAATAAGGCACTTCCAACCCAGTATTCTATTGCTGAAAAGGATGATGAACAAGCGTAACGGAACGCCTTCACATTTTCTGCATCACCAACAACATCCATTCCCATCCTGTGGTCCATCTCCCCGGTTATATAAGTTTCATAAGCATCATCACAAACAGAAACCACAATCGGAGTAGTACGACTCCAGGTGACATTGTATTTGTTTGCTGCAGCATCAGCCACTATATCATGACACTTAATCACCAGTAAAGATTCCAAGAAGGTTCCATAAGCTGCTTTCATGGGTCCTTCAGGGTAAAGAAGAGTTCCGTTTGCATTTGTTCTGTCTTTCTCGTCCAGCCAGTACTGTAACATCTCATCTGTAACTTTAGTGGTGACAATAGCAAAACTCCTCACACCCTCATAACCCTCATTTTTATAAACTCTAGAAGTGGGATCATTGCGATCATCTACATGGAAGTATCCACCGTTGGCATAGATCATAGTACTCTCCCTGAAAATAGGATTACCAGGTAAATTAATTCCCACAACCTCACCACTATCCGGGTCCTCAAATGAAAACTTCTTAACAGCATCCCCCGGATAATTAATATAAGTTATTAAATAATCTGTAAAGTACTTACGATACTGGATCAGTTGCATTTCACTATCCGTAAAGCCATTATTCTGTTGAATTATAGTTAATAACCCCGCTTCCAATGCCTTTCCAGTCAAATTCTGCAAAACAGGATTTCTATAAACAATACTATCTAAAGCCATTTCAGATTCTTCAGATTCTGAGAATAACCAGTTCAAGAAATTAACATTATACCAAACCTTTTCAGAAACCACATCCTTATTGTTAAAGTAATTCAAATTGGTAACAGTTGTATTTTGAACTACTTCTCCATTTACAATCAGATCCACCTCATTCTGAAATGTTCCAAAGTCGTTGCTGGTAGATTTATAAAGTACACTCACCCAACTAACCGATTCATTTAACGGTACTTCATAGGTTAAGTATAGTGTTTGGTTGGTGGACAAGTCAATAGCTGAACTGACAATGGTAATAGTTACTTTAGCAATCCTATCCACAGAAGTAGAAGCATGACCCACATCTAAAGTAGCATTAACATTAGTCAAACCAGATTGAAGGCTAGAATCCAATATCAGAGTGACTGAAGCCTTCCCGTCCTCTGTGTAGCTGGTGTTGGTGATGGTACTGTTGTTATCTGAGGTGAAAGTAACCGGTATCCCATCCGGTGTGTAAACCACAGTTGAAACCTCTTCACCATCACTGTTATGGTTTAAATCTGCGGTAATGGTTGCTTCATAAACTTTACCTTCAGAAACCTTGTAGGAGGTGGGTGTGACGGTGAGAACCAACCAGGGATCGTAGTATAGGGTTCCACTGGACACGTAAATATCACGATACAAGGACCCATAGGTATTCGGGTAATTGGTACCCCACCAGTTATTGGTAGCATTCACAGTGCCACCTCTACTATAAATTCCATATTGTCCGTTTCCAAGTATCCTGTTGAAATGAAACTCTCCAGAAGAATAATACAAATAAACACCCGGACAGGTGTTATCCTCAAAATCATTACCTGTAATTACAAAACTGTTGGAATATTCAATAGAGATGCCACATAAATCATTATTTGTCAGATTATTCTCAGATACTGTGGTATTATCTGAGGAGAGAAGATAAATCCCATGACACGTACTGCCTGTTACATTATTTCCCGATAAAAGAGTGTTATTTGAGTACTCAAGATCAATTCCACCCAAATTATTCTGCAAAACATTCCCTGAAACTGTACAGTTAGTAGTGGAATTCATGAAAATTCCATACCCAAATTCACCAGTACTGTTTAATCCAACATTTGTAATGGTGTTATCAATAATATAACAATTATTGGCGTTGTTTAAGTAGATGGCTGATGATTGAGTGGCACCAGTCATGTTAAATCCATAAATCATCACGTTAATACAGTTATTTACTGTGAAAACTGGTGATGAAGGATTGGATGATTGTACTGTTACATTACCCTCTGAAACTATGGTTAAATTTTTACTTATCACCACATTCTCAAGGTAGGTTCCATTGGTAACTAGGATAACATCACCATCCACAGTCAAAGAATCACTAACAGCATCCTGAATGTTACTGAACGATTTATGGAACAATTTGGAAACAGTGAAACTACCCAGAGTAGCATTAACTGTGGTTGCACCATCTGCCGGGCTGGAAGTAAGTGTTACCTTTGCCTTACCGCTACGAACAGTGGCAGTACTGTTAATGGTTCCCAGTGTGGTGGTAAAATTAACTGGCAAACCATCAGGTATTGTTCCTGAACCAGAAGTATCATCCCCCTGGTTATTCTGGGTTAAATCTGCAGTTATCTCCGAATCAGAAGTACCGTTGTGTGTTACAGTAATGGTAGAACCAGTTAAACCAATCACAAGCCATGGATCATAGGTCACAGCTCCTCCCGCAATGTAAATGTTACTGGGACTGGTCGAAGACACTGTGAGATTATTAGTTCCCCACCAGTTATTGGTGGCATTAACAGTTCCATTACCCAGATTGTACAGTCCATAGGCAGTGTTTCCGACGATTATGTTGAAATTGATATCTGCCGAGGAGGATGTGGCTTTAATTCCACTTTGGTGATTACCTGTGATGGTGTTTTCATAAACTGTGCTGTTATTGGAACTTGTGAGTTCAATCCCATTCATTAAATTGTTTTGGAAGGTGTTTGCCATTATCAAAGTGTATAATGAGTTAGCAAGGTAAATTCCAGTTCCATTATTATTCTGGATGGTGTTAGAATAGATGGTATTGTTATTGGAACTGTTAAGTCGAATTGCATCCATTAAATTGCCCGTCAAGATATTATCCCATATCATATTATCATGGGAACTGATAAGAAGCAATCCATAGTAATTATTGGTTAAAGTGTTACCGGCAATGGTACAGTTACTGGCCTGATTAAGATATATACCAGAGGAAGACGTGCCTGTAGCTCCGGTTAAGATAAATCCTGAAATTACAGACTCACTTCCACCGGAATTGATAGTGATAACCGGGTTGTTGAGATTGGCAGCTTGGATGGTCACGTTGCCATCATAAGGTATTAGAGTTAAATTTTTATTCACCAAGATGTTCTCGGTGTAGGTTCCATTTCCAACTATAATAACATGACCATCAAGTGTTAAATTGTCATTAATGGCGTTTTGTATACTGGAATAACCTATACCCGTGTTAAGATTTCCTACCGATGCGAATATGTAATATAAAGTGCCCACTGGAGATTGATTGCCTGTAAAGTCCACTGCCATGAATTTTAAAGTAGTGGTTGTGGTAATGGCGATTGGAGCTGCGTATATTGTGCTGGAAACGGTTGGGGTGCTGCCATTAGTGGTGTAATAAATAATTGGGTGCAGGTCTAGGTTGTCGCCTGCTGTTAAATTCACGTATTGGGTGGTAGTGTAGAGTCCACTATCCAGAGTTGCATTTAAGGTTGGTGCAATTGTGTCAACAGTGATATTCAATTGGATACTTTGCCTATCAACGGTAGTGGTGATATTGGCTATTCCTGAAGTTGTTGTTCCTGTTTTGAATGTTAAAATGGCTTTTCCATTCTTTGTGTATGCTGGACTGGTAATTGTGCCTAAATTGGTGGTGAAATTTACCGGAATACCATCGGGGATATGTCCCTGTGGACATGTATCATTTCCATTGTTATCATGAGTGAAATCTGCGGTTATAGTGGAATTATTGTCTGTTGCCATGGGATTGGCTGTTACATTTAAAACAAGATACGGGTCATAATATACTGTTCCATATTCTATCGCAACATCACTGGGCCCACTTAAAGATTCAGTTAGATTGTTGGTGCCCCACCAGTTGTGGGTTGCATTTATTAACCCTTCTTCGATATAAAGTCCGTATAACCCGTTACTAACAATTTTATTAAAATTGATGTAGTTAACATATCCAGAATAATCAAATATATTAATTCCACAACCCGTGTTGTTAGATATAGTGTTACTATAAACTGTATTATTGTAAGAGCGATTTATACTGATTCCATCAGTGTTATATGTTATTTTATTACCTGAAATAATATTATTGTATCCCAATTGGACTGATATGCCGTTTCCAGTGTTTTGTGATATGGTGTTGTTTAAAATCTTATTATAATTAGAATTGTAGATAGAAACTCCGGTTTGGTTGGATATGATGTTATCTGAAATGGTGTTGTTATTGGAACTGTTGATATAGATTCCTTTTACTGTAAATCCCTGGATAAGGGAGTTACTTCCACCTGAATTAATTGTAATTGACCCGTTGATTATGGGACTGCTACCATTTGCAGCGTTAAGAGTTAAACTTTTATTGAGGAGTATGTTTTCATTATATATTCCATTTGCAACTTCGATAATGTCACCATTAGATGTTGAAGAATCATTAATAGCGGCTTGTATGGTTGTAAATCCTTCTTGAGTTACAGTATTATATACTTTGAATAGATTAACTGTTTTTGAGATTGCCTGGTTATCTAAAGTAGCTGTAACGTTGACTGTGTTATGTGGTACATTATAACTAAGTTGAGATATTGCTTTTCCATTAACTGTGAGTCCAGTTTGCTGAATAATTCCAAAATCAGTGGTAAAGTTTATAATAATTTCATCGGGAACATGCCCTAGAGATAATGTATCAGTTCCTTCGTTATTGTAGGTTAAATCTGCCGTTATATTGGATATACCATCTGAAACTCTAATTGAATTAATATCAAACACGATCCAAGGGCTGTAAACAATATTTCCACCTAAAATGTAAATGTCACTGGAATTGCTGGATGATGCAGTGGGAGTGTTAGTTCCCCACCAGTTGTTAGTTGCGTTTACAAAATTACTATACTGATTAAAAAGTCCGACTAGGTCGTTTTCGGCTATTCTGTTGAAATTAACTGTGGCTGGTGAAAAATAAAGAGTAATACCTTTATGATTGTTTGTTATTGTATTTTCAGTAATTTCGGTGTTATCTGAATTACCAAGATAAATTCCGGTGTCAAGATTGTTTTTTATTGTATTTTCAGAGATTTTGTTATTACTTGAATAAAGAAGGACAATTCCATCTAGAGTATTTTCTGCCACATTATTCATAAAGAGAGTATTATTATTTGTATTTTGAAGACCAATACCTGATGTATTGATTGTTACATTATTCCCTGATATTGTGTTGTTATTTGAATTGAGGATAAGAATACTATATCCTGTGTTGTTTGTGGCATTATTGTTAGATATGATGATGGTGTTTGAATCAAAGATAATAATTCCCCCACCGGTAGTTTCACAAATACCATTATTTATTATATTATTTTCAGATAGTATGATGCTGGTTGCATTATTAATGTAAATACCTATCTTATTGTTTTGTAGATTATTTCTAATTATGCTCAGGTAATTTGAATTATCAATGTAGTATCCCTTAAAATTGTTGTGTATTGCATTATTCTCCGATATAGTGTTGTTATTAGAATGGCACATATAAATTCCATTGTACCCATTGTTTGTAACATTGTTTTGAAATATTAAATTGTTACTTGAATTTTCAAGATAAATTCCATTAAACGTACTGTTCGTCACATTGTTTCCAGTTATCCTTGTATTATTTGAGTTATAGACGCAAATACCATCGTAACTATTTGTTATGGAATTTCCAGTTACATTACAATCATTGGCTTCAGATAATAAGATTCCGTAACTAGTAGATCCTTTTATGGTAAATCCTTGAATTGTTGAGTTACTATAAAAAATCATGAAAACTGGCAATGAGGAATCCATAGGTTGAACTGTAACTTCTTTTCCATAAGCTGAGATTAAATTAATTTGTTTATCTACAACCACATTTTCAGTATAGGATCCTCCTCCTACGAGTAGTGTGTCACCGTTTAGGGTATTTATAGCATTAATTGCTGCTTGAATAGTGTTAAATCTTTCATTTGTCCTATTATTATACACTGGATTTAAAACATAAGTCCATGGTTGCACATCAACACTTTCAGGGAGTATGTGAAAAGAATTATAGGTATCCAAGATTTTACTGAAAGTATAGATCATATTATTGTAACTCATTGTTCCGGATCCAATAAGCCCATAGGATGGTGCCTGATTATTATTGCTAATAATATATGTGTTAATACGCTGCGCAAAATCAATATAACCAGATTTAGTTAAAATACTTGAAACCAGAGATTCTTGCTGAGAAGAAGGTGCAGTATCATCGAGGAGCGGTATTGGAGTGGTATCATTGTTGTTAATCTGATTCGTTGCCAAAACTGCTAATTGCAAATATTGTGCCATATTAACTGTCACTGAACCAATTGTAACAGTATTGGGCATGGTTTTATTATACTCTATGCTGTTTTTTAGTTGAACTGAAGCTGCTACAATCTGTGCAGGAGTAAAAGTGGTTGAATTAAAGACAATAGGAATATTTGCTGCACTCCAGGGCTTAACTCTAATATACGCAGGCAGATATCCATAAGTATGATAAACACTCAAAATTCGACTAAATAAATAAACTTCAGACGAATATCCAATTTGACCTAATCCAAGATAACCATAGGGTGGTGCTTGATGATTGTTATCCATATAATCATCAACACGGAGAGCAAAATCAATATAATCCGCTTTACTCATACTGCCACTATTCAACTGTTCCTCTTGTGACCCGGGTATACTATCACTTGACAAAACTATTCGAGTATTATTGTTATTTTTTATCTGATTTGTGGCCTGAACCGCCAGATGTAAAAACTGTGCAGTGTTGATATTAACTCCTGCAACAGTTACCGTGCTTGGTACATTTTTAGTAGATTCAATTTTTGCATTTAAA contains:
- the cobI gene encoding precorrin-2 C(20)-methyltransferase, with the protein product MNINKGKLIGIGVGPGDPELLTVKAVKTLESVPIICSPKSSRDKPSVALSIVQGILDGRGDEYETIEPLFPMIEDKKALKSYWNGAAQLITQKLDEGLDVSFITLGDPSIYSTFSYVAQIIGNQGYSVEMIPGITSFTGCAASAGITLGEKDEIILVVPKVDERLEELLKHADTAVVMKTSRHSLMLEDLVRNDPRDKTVVSVQNCGMDDEEVFEGFAKKGKYLSTTIVKFNDNGGDE
- a CDS encoding right-handed parallel beta-helix repeat-containing protein; its protein translation is MKKVITLIMLISVVFLLGIGCVSATSNFTSSDIASASVDVKNQIETNNALPSSVVVNGQTVNTAQYLHLAVQATDHINSNNSSPIYLESDTAPSYQEEELNTGSMSKADYVDFAQRIDGYMDGNHQAPPYGYAGPGKISYSSQVYLFSRVLTIYNCSGTLPTQITMKSWSTSNIPITESQSFNFTPTQIVSAANVLNAKIESTKNVPSTVTVAGVNINTAQFLHLAVQATNQIKNNNNTRIVLSSDSIPGSQEEQLNSGSMSKADYIDFALRVDDYMDNNHQAPPYGYLGLGQIGYSSEVYLFSRILSVYHTYGYLPAYIRVKPWSAANIPIVFNSTTFTPAQIVAASVQLKNSIEYNKTMPNTVTIGSVTVNMAQYLQLAVLATNQINNNDTTPIPLLDDTAPSSQQESLVSSILTKSGYIDFAQRINTYIISNNNQAPSYGLIGSGTMSYNNMIYTFSKILDTYNSFHILPESVDVQPWTYVLNPVYNNRTNERFNTIQAAINAINTLNGDTLLVGGGSYTENVVVDKQINLISAYGKEVTVQPMDSSLPVFMIFYSNSTIQGFTIKGSTSYGILLSEANDCNVTGNSITNSYDGICVYNSNNTRITGNNVTNSTFNGIYLENSSNNLIFQNNVTNNGYNGIYMCHSNNNTISENNAIHNNFKGYYIDNSNYLSIIRNNLQNNKIGIYINNATSIILSENNIINNGICETTGGGIIIFDSNTIIISNNNATNNTGYSILILNSNNNTISGNNVTINTSGIGLQNTNNNTLFMNNVAENTLDGIVLLYSSNNKISENTIKNNLDTGIYLGNSDNTEITENTITNNHKGITLYFSPATVNFNRIAENDLVGLFNQYSNFVNATNNWWGTNTPTASSSNSSDIYILGGNIVYSPWIVFDINSIRVSDGISNITADLTYNNEGTDTLSLGHVPDEIIINFTTDFGIIQQTGLTVNGKAISQLSYNVPHNTVNVTATLDNQAISKTVNLFKVYNTVTQEGFTTIQAAINDSSTSNGDIIEVANGIYNENILLNKSLTLNAANGSSPIINGSITINSGGSNSLIQGFTVKGIYINSSNNNTISDNIISNQTGVSIYNSNYNKILNNTISQNTGNGISVQLGYNNIISGNKITYNTDGISINRSYNNTVYSNTISNNTGCGINIFDYSGYVNYINFNKIVSNGLYGLYIEEGLINATHNWWGTNNLTESLSGPSDVAIEYGTVYYDPYLVLNVTANPMATDNNSTITADFTHDNNGNDTCPQGHIPDGIPVNFTTNLGTITSPAYTKNGKAILTFKTGTTTSGIANITTTVDRQSIQLNITVDTIAPTLNATLDSGLYTTTQYVNLTAGDNLDLHPIIYYTTNGSTPTVSSTIYAAPIAITTTTTLKFMAVDFTGNQSPVGTLYYIFASVGNLNTGIGYSSIQNAINDNLTLDGHVIIVGNGTYTENILVNKNLTLIPYDGNVTIQAANLNNPVITINSGGSESVISGFILTGATGTSSSGIYLNQASNCTIAGNTLTNNYYGLLLISSHDNMIWDNILTGNLMDAIRLNSSNNNTIYSNTIQNNNGTGIYLANSLYTLIMANTFQNNLMNGIELTSSNNSTVYENTITGNHQSGIKATSSSADINFNIIVGNTAYGLYNLGNGTVNATNNWWGTNNLTVSSTSPSNIYIAGGAVTYDPWLVIGLTGSTITVTHNGTSDSEITADLTQNNQGDDTSGSGTIPDGLPVNFTTTLGTINSTATVRSGKAKVTLTSSPADGATTVNATLGSFTVSKLFHKSFSNIQDAVSDSLTVDGDVILVTNGTYLENVVISKNLTIVSEGNVTVQSSNPSSPVFTVNNCINVMIYGFNMTGATQSSAIYLNNANNCYIIDNTITNVGLNSTGEFGYGIFMNSTTNCTVSGNVLQNNLGGIDLEYSNNTLLSGNNVTGSTCHGIYLLSSDNTTVSENNLTNNDLCGISIEYSNSFVITGNDFEDNTCPGVYLYYSSGEFHFNRILGNGQYGIYSRGGTVNATNNWWGTNYPNTYGSLYRDIYVSSGTLYYDPWLVLTVTPTSYKVSEGKVYEATITADLNHNSDGEEVSTVVYTPDGIPVTFTSDNNSTITNTSYTEDGKASVTLILDSSLQSGLTNVNATLDVGHASTSVDRIAKVTITIVSSAIDLSTNQTLYLTYEVPLNESVSWVSVLYKSTSNDFGTFQNEVDLIVNGEVVQNTTVTNLNYFNNKDVVSEKVWYNVNFLNWLFSESEESEMALDSIVYRNPVLQNLTGKALEAGLLTIIQQNNGFTDSEMQLIQYRKYFTDYLITYINYPGDAVKKFSFEDPDSGEVVGINLPGNPIFRESTMIYANGGYFHVDDRNDPTSRVYKNEGYEGVRSFAIVTTKVTDEMLQYWLDEKDRTNANGTLLYPEGPMKAAYGTFLESLLVIKCHDIVADAAANKYNVTWSRTTPIVVSVCDDAYETYITGEMDHRMGMDVVGDAENVKAFRYACSSSFSAIEYWVGSALFPSDNPASNLLGSVTLGLGYKMFNGEPLEIFESNGYTIIRAVGDNQRILIIDPATGLVRDAGSIDLNDTISGTRCYGDQQTEWANDYGNAILDNEPAIKRAAETGEDLVTDWGQDDMGDTVLGLASSVAISVGVAMLVCSGPPGWLALAVIGLGVAGSYFASDLDEGWTTSRWINFGLNVGPSLIPFIGAEGGVAGRLGISYVTKTGAKKMVTTISGNSESYVITNMPKWGGGTFTGGYMSTVEYVKYGTTKRVIRTAFGDTEQEAAKNALKYTVLPSRVAVIVNNYSPEMDYYGSVTYDNISDYFATV
- a CDS encoding nucleotidyltransferase family protein; the encoded protein is MMFLDFLKKNENEIKERCSVAKIGVFGSYVRGEETTSSDIDILVEFDKPTLHNFMGLVFYLEELFDKEVHLVTNNALSPYMRPTVENEVVWCE
- a CDS encoding DUF447 domain-containing protein — its product is MLDLYALNMERGLHYEGIVTTRNADGTPNAAPMGIICKGPDQVVLRLHEGSHTITNVKRDKKFYVNLSRDPLLFTYSLIGGTSDLEFAEEDHGFSLKNADASFFGEVHHEKEIVKENDAMGENITVMFHSQVRDIKQEKKESEPLSRAICGVLEALVNLSRVKRVPHEKKMEYAERLKEISRVVNHVGGPRHKQAMELIEKEFEIRIKG